The Roseicyclus marinus genome has a segment encoding these proteins:
- a CDS encoding IS3 family transposase (programmed frameshift), translated as MAGKRDKPEEIVLKLRQVEVLQGQGNSIADAVRQIGVTQQTYYRWRKEYGGMSRDQLKRLKELEIENTRLRRAVSDLTLDKMILTEAAPGKLLSPSRRRQCIDHVRQALGVSERRACRTLGQHRSTQRKVPCGLPDEEQLTDDIIELAREFGRYGYRMITGMLNNSGWHVNHKRVERIWRQEGLKVPQKQPKKGRLWLNDGSCVRLRPERPNHVWSYDFVQDRTHDGRTFRTLNIIDEFTKEALVIRVKRKLNSTDVLDALTDLFILRGPPAFIRSDNGAEFIAKKVRTWIGAVGAKTAFIAPGSPWENGYCESFNARFRDELLNGEVFYTLREAQILIERWRRHYNTVRPHSALGYRPPAPESIVPIDQRPTMH; from the exons CGGCAGATCGGCGTAACGCAGCAGACCTATTATCGATGGCGCAAAGAATATGGTGGCATGAGCCGTGATCAGTTGAAGCGGCTGAAGGAGTTGGAGATCGAGAATACACGGCTCAGGCGTGCCGTGTCGGACTTGACGCTGGACAAGATGATCCTGACCGAGGCCGCCC CGGGGAAACTTCTGAGCCCTTCCCGCCGTCGTCAGTGCATAGATCATGTGCGGCAGGCCCTTGGCGTGTCTGAGCGCCGGGCTTGCCGCACCCTCGGGCAGCATCGTTCCACGCAGCGCAAGGTTCCCTGTGGCCTGCCGGACGAAGAGCAACTGACCGATGACATCATTGAGCTGGCGCGAGAGTTCGGGCGCTATGGATATCGCATGATCACCGGGATGCTGAACAACAGCGGCTGGCATGTGAACCATAAGAGGGTCGAACGGATCTGGCGGCAGGAGGGGCTGAAAGTCCCGCAAAAACAACCCAAGAAGGGACGGCTCTGGCTGAATGATGGGTCGTGCGTCCGGCTCCGGCCAGAACGCCCAAACCACGTTTGGTCCTATGACTTCGTCCAGGATCGAACCCACGACGGGCGGACCTTCCGCACCCTCAATATCATCGATGAGTTCACGAAGGAGGCCCTTGTCATCCGCGTCAAACGCAAGCTCAATTCAACCGACGTGCTCGACGCTCTGACTGACTTGTTCATCTTGCGCGGCCCACCCGCGTTTATAAGGTCCGACAATGGCGCGGAATTTATCGCCAAGAAGGTGCGCACCTGGATTGGCGCGGTAGGCGCCAAGACGGCCTTCATCGCACCAGGATCTCCATGGGAGAACGGCTATTGCGAAAGCTTCAATGCCCGCTTCCGGGACGAGCTTTTGAACGGCGAGGTCTTCTATACGCTGCGAGAGGCCCAGATCCTGATCGAGAGATGGCGGCGCCACTACAACACAGTCAGACCGCACAGCGCTCTGGGATACCGGCCACCAGCACCCGAAAGCATCGTCCCAATAGACCAGAGGCCGACCATGCACTAA
- a CDS encoding radical SAM/SPASM domain-containing protein: protein MWFDLTLEARDGCRHHVRYNPHTSECEGLPLPVEPGIFAPVPRVAKDKPLGKSRAPRVLKIQLGLSCNYSCSYCSQAFQIADATVSKLADVEHFLTQLDSWITDAPEKIELWGGEPFLYWAKIKRLIPALAERFPAARFSIVTNGSLLSCEKLDFIAEHDIEITISHDGPGQHLRGPDPFDDPAKSHWIQTLLADRPEKTGFNAVLTRQHHDLRALKAWFAEKVGPDIFVGLEGVVNVYDAATAIGTGRFEPAELNSLTRSIFEALAEDPNAFGLGERINEFYSSIQRRRPIEALGQKCGMDSPDAIAVDLRGNVMTCQNTGAKGAHKIGHVADFDAIALDTATHFAFRDECMSCPVVQLCKGSCMFLEGEFFKQSCANEFAFNMGIMMAAVWHLTGMVVVSCHSGPLPHAASPRERL, encoded by the coding sequence ATGTGGTTCGATCTGACGCTGGAAGCGCGTGACGGCTGCCGCCATCACGTGCGCTACAACCCGCACACCTCCGAATGCGAGGGGCTGCCGCTGCCGGTAGAACCGGGAATCTTCGCGCCAGTGCCGCGCGTGGCCAAAGACAAGCCCCTCGGAAAATCTCGCGCACCCCGCGTTTTGAAAATCCAGCTTGGGCTCTCCTGCAACTATTCCTGCAGCTACTGCAGTCAGGCCTTCCAGATCGCCGATGCCACGGTCTCGAAGCTGGCCGATGTCGAGCACTTCCTGACCCAGCTCGACAGTTGGATCACCGACGCCCCGGAAAAGATCGAGCTCTGGGGCGGTGAACCCTTCCTTTACTGGGCCAAGATCAAGCGCCTGATCCCGGCGCTGGCAGAGCGCTTCCCGGCAGCGCGCTTCTCGATCGTCACGAACGGTTCGCTCCTCTCCTGCGAAAAGTTGGATTTCATCGCCGAACACGACATTGAAATCACGATCTCACATGACGGGCCCGGTCAGCATCTGCGCGGGCCGGATCCGTTCGACGATCCTGCCAAGAGCCACTGGATCCAAACCCTGCTGGCCGATCGCCCCGAAAAGACCGGTTTTAACGCGGTTCTGACGCGCCAGCATCACGACCTTCGGGCGCTCAAGGCCTGGTTCGCCGAAAAGGTCGGGCCGGACATCTTCGTCGGGCTCGAGGGCGTGGTGAATGTCTATGACGCAGCGACCGCAATCGGGACAGGGCGGTTCGAACCCGCGGAACTGAATAGCCTGACGCGGTCCATCTTCGAGGCGCTGGCGGAGGACCCGAATGCCTTCGGCCTTGGGGAGCGCATCAACGAGTTCTATTCCTCGATCCAGCGTCGGCGGCCGATCGAGGCCCTGGGCCAGAAATGCGGAATGGACAGCCCGGACGCCATCGCTGTTGATCTGCGCGGGAACGTCATGACCTGCCAGAATACCGGGGCCAAGGGGGCGCACAAGATCGGCCACGTCGCCGACTTCGACGCCATCGCGCTCGACACCGCAACGCATTTTGCCTTCCGAGATGAATGCATGTCATGCCCCGTCGTTCAGCTCTGCAAAGGGTCCTGCATGTTCCTCGAGGGGGAGTTCTTCAAGCAGAGCTGCGCCAACGAGTTTGCCTTCAATATGGGGATCATGATGGCGGCAGTCTGGCATTTGACGGGGATGGTGGTGGTGAGTTGCCACTCAGGGCCTCTTCCACACGCGGCTTCTCCAAGGGAAAGGCTGTGA
- the drmC gene encoding DISARM system phospholipase D-like protein DrmC, with the protein MGADQVLLDVITQAKNELFLVSFVAGDWQRIIEELKKAHQRGITIQVLLEASKADGGTLDHDQSRELLRAVPNAKIYRWLEKSTEHHGGKVHAKIALADDKMAFISSANFTGHAMEKNLEAGLLVSGGHVPIDLKKHLKGLIELNVISAVGS; encoded by the coding sequence ATGGGGGCAGACCAAGTCCTATTGGATGTGATCACCCAGGCAAAAAATGAACTTTTCTTGGTAAGTTTTGTTGCAGGAGATTGGCAGCGGATCATTGAGGAACTCAAAAAAGCTCACCAACGCGGCATAACTATTCAGGTCTTGTTAGAGGCTTCCAAAGCAGATGGCGGCACATTGGACCATGACCAATCCAGAGAACTTCTCAGGGCCGTTCCAAATGCGAAAATTTATCGCTGGTTGGAAAAAAGCACTGAGCACCATGGCGGGAAGGTCCATGCGAAGATCGCATTAGCTGATGATAAAATGGCATTTATCAGTAGCGCGAACTTCACAGGTCATGCAATGGAAAAAAACTTAGAGGCTGGCCTGCTAGTTTCGGGTGGACACGTGCCGATTGACCTTAAGAAGCACTTAAAGGGACTTATTGAACTGAATGTAATTTCTGCGGTTGGCTCGTAG
- a CDS encoding tail fiber domain-containing protein, whose amino-acid sequence MPNTLLVKRTTVAGRVPTTAQLAAGELAVNVTDGKLYLKKATGGVESIVDVTSAALTDAQIFAKVTAQDGAGSGLDADLLDGAHASAFALLSGATFTGTVTAPNFVSSSDARLKSDIAPIADALTKVQALTGVTFTMAGSDARQMGLIAQQVQAVAPEAVVEAEGMLRLAYGNLVGLLIEAIKDLAQEVDQLKGGVP is encoded by the coding sequence ATGCCGAACACGCTTCTCGTCAAGCGCACGACAGTAGCAGGCCGCGTGCCCACCACGGCGCAGCTGGCTGCCGGGGAACTCGCCGTCAATGTCACCGACGGCAAGCTCTACCTCAAGAAGGCTACGGGCGGAGTCGAAAGCATCGTCGATGTCACGTCGGCCGCGCTCACCGACGCCCAGATCTTCGCCAAGGTGACTGCGCAGGATGGCGCGGGGTCCGGCCTTGATGCCGATCTGCTTGATGGAGCGCATGCAAGCGCCTTCGCGCTTCTGTCAGGGGCGACCTTCACCGGCACGGTGACCGCGCCGAACTTCGTCTCATCCTCGGACGCGCGGCTGAAATCCGACATCGCGCCCATCGCGGATGCGCTGACCAAAGTGCAAGCGCTGACCGGCGTCACCTTCACCATGGCGGGCAGTGATGCGCGGCAGATGGGCCTCATCGCGCAGCAAGTGCAGGCCGTCGCGCCAGAAGCCGTGGTTGAGGCCGAAGGCATGCTGCGCCTCGCTTACGGCAATCTCGTGGGCCTCCTCATCGAGGCCATCAAGGACCTTGCCCAAGAGGTCGATCAGCTGAAAGGGGGCGTCCCATGA
- a CDS encoding head decoration protein produces the protein MANTIQLKRRVSGVAGAPAALKSGEIAHNEVDDTLYVGKGDDGAGNATSIVPVAGSGGFLALVGTQTVGGSKTFSLVPKSAQDASAATDLVRKSQLDAGLAAKAALSHSHAIADVTGLQGALDAKLGATANAVSASKLATARTIALAGDLSGSVSFDGSANVTITAAVADDSHAHVIANVDGLQAALDVKAPLASPALNGTPTAPTALSGTNTTQVATTAFVQQAIVDFGPGDMLAATYDTDADGKVDAAEVADAAPWAGITGKPTSFPPSTHSHAISQVTGLQTAIDAKAALASPALTGTPTAPTALAGTNTTQIATTAFVAAAIGALIDAAPGAMDTLNELAAALGDDPNFATTVTNALAGKLSAASNLSDLPNKATARTNLGLGSLATQAANSVAITGGSIDGIALDGGTF, from the coding sequence ATGGCCAATACGATCCAACTCAAACGCCGCGTCTCGGGCGTGGCAGGCGCGCCTGCTGCGCTCAAATCTGGCGAGATTGCCCATAATGAGGTCGATGACACGCTCTATGTCGGCAAGGGCGATGACGGGGCGGGTAATGCGACTTCAATTGTTCCGGTGGCTGGCAGCGGCGGCTTTCTCGCACTGGTGGGAACGCAGACCGTGGGCGGGTCCAAGACCTTCTCTCTCGTCCCCAAATCCGCCCAGGACGCCAGTGCCGCGACCGATCTCGTACGCAAGTCGCAACTGGATGCCGGCCTTGCCGCGAAAGCGGCACTCAGCCACAGCCACGCCATTGCTGACGTCACCGGCCTGCAAGGCGCGCTTGATGCCAAGCTCGGCGCGACGGCGAACGCGGTCTCGGCAAGCAAGCTTGCAACTGCCCGAACCATCGCGCTAGCGGGCGATCTCTCCGGATCCGTCAGCTTTGACGGCTCCGCGAATGTCACGATCACCGCCGCTGTGGCCGATGACAGCCATGCCCATGTCATTGCAAACGTGGACGGGCTGCAGGCCGCGCTTGATGTAAAGGCACCGCTGGCCTCGCCTGCGCTTAACGGCACGCCAACCGCGCCGACCGCGCTGTCGGGGACGAACACCACGCAGGTGGCGACGACCGCCTTCGTTCAGCAGGCCATTGTCGACTTCGGCCCCGGTGACATGTTGGCCGCAACCTATGACACAGATGCGGACGGCAAGGTCGATGCGGCAGAGGTGGCGGATGCAGCACCCTGGGCAGGGATTACCGGCAAGCCCACCAGCTTTCCGCCCTCGACCCACAGCCATGCGATCTCGCAGGTCACCGGCCTGCAGACCGCGATCGATGCCAAGGCGGCACTGGCCTCGCCCGCCCTGACCGGAACACCGACGGCGCCCACGGCCCTTGCAGGCACCAACACGACCCAGATCGCGACGACCGCCTTCGTGGCCGCCGCCATTGGCGCGTTGATCGATGCCGCACCCGGCGCGATGGACACGCTGAATGAGTTGGCGGCGGCCCTCGGGGACGATCCGAACTTCGCCACCACGGTCACAAACGCGCTGGCGGGCAAGCTCTCCGCCGCTTCGAACCTCTCGGATCTGCCGAACAAGGCCACGGCGCGCACCAACCTTGGGCTTGGCTCACTCGCTACGCAAGCCGCGAACAGCGTCGCGATCACCGGCGGGTCGATCGACGGGATCGCGCTCGACGGGGGCACGTTCTGA